From the Octadecabacter antarcticus 307 genome, one window contains:
- the arsJ gene encoding organoarsenical effux MFS transporter ArsJ, giving the protein MKRSPERAAGFGAYVTVTAAYWAFMLTDGALRMLVLLHFHTLGFSPVQLAYLFVLYEVAGVVTNLSAGWIAARFGLTATLYAGLSLQVVALLALAQLDPAWGITASVVFVMLVQGMSGVAKDLAKMSSKSAVKILAPTDGGGLFRWVAMLTGSKNAVKGSGFLLGAVLLAIFGFVPSVLTMAAILFVILVGVVIGMPTGLPVGRKGAKFSEVFSKNRNINWLSAARLFLFGARDVWFVVGIPIYFYAVLSDGSTEGNQAAFFMIGTFMAAWTIFYGVVQGLAPRILKAASRTEAEILGQAKRWVGLLIIVPALLAGLVWIVPEPSTSLTITIVLGLLVFGGIFAVNSALHSFLILSFTDAKRVTMDVGFYYMSNAAGRLIGTVLSGFTYQMGGLPLCLSTAGVMISLSWIGVSQLRARA; this is encoded by the coding sequence GTGAAACGTTCGCCGGAACGGGCCGCTGGATTTGGGGCATACGTCACCGTAACTGCGGCCTATTGGGCCTTCATGCTGACAGACGGGGCACTGCGGATGCTCGTCCTGCTGCATTTCCACACGCTTGGCTTTTCGCCGGTGCAACTGGCATATCTGTTTGTGCTTTATGAGGTCGCAGGGGTTGTGACCAACCTGTCCGCTGGATGGATCGCGGCCCGGTTTGGTCTGACCGCAACGCTTTATGCCGGGCTTTCCTTGCAGGTTGTGGCGCTCTTGGCATTGGCGCAACTTGATCCTGCTTGGGGCATCACCGCGTCTGTCGTGTTTGTTATGCTGGTGCAGGGGATGTCTGGGGTAGCCAAGGATTTGGCCAAGATGAGCTCCAAGAGTGCCGTCAAAATTCTTGCCCCAACTGACGGTGGGGGACTATTCCGTTGGGTGGCTATGCTGACGGGATCGAAGAACGCTGTAAAAGGCAGCGGTTTCCTGTTGGGCGCGGTGCTGCTGGCTATCTTCGGATTTGTGCCATCGGTGCTGACCATGGCGGCAATCCTCTTTGTGATACTTGTCGGGGTGGTGATTGGCATGCCGACAGGCCTTCCGGTTGGACGCAAAGGTGCGAAATTCTCCGAGGTGTTTTCCAAGAACCGCAATATCAACTGGTTGAGTGCCGCGCGGCTATTCCTGTTTGGGGCACGGGACGTGTGGTTTGTGGTTGGCATCCCGATTTATTTTTATGCGGTGCTGTCGGACGGAAGCACTGAGGGAAACCAGGCTGCATTCTTTATGATTGGGACGTTCATGGCGGCTTGGACTATTTTCTATGGTGTGGTCCAAGGCTTGGCTCCGCGCATATTGAAGGCGGCATCGCGCACAGAGGCGGAGATCCTCGGGCAAGCCAAACGATGGGTCGGTCTGCTCATCATTGTGCCAGCATTGCTTGCTGGTCTGGTCTGGATAGTCCCCGAACCTTCCACGTCGTTGACCATAACAATCGTTCTGGGGCTATTGGTCTTTGGTGGCATATTCGCTGTGAACTCAGCGCTACATTCGTTCCTGATCCTCAGCTTCACGGATGCAAAACGGGTCACGATGGATGTAGGTTTTTACTATATGTCCAACGCGGCAGGACGTCTTATTGGAACAGTCCTGTCCGGTTTCACATACCAGATGGGCGGTCTTCCATTGTGCCTTAGCACTGCCGGGGTCATGATAAGTCTGAGCTGGATAGGGGTGTCACAGTTGAGAGCGCGAGCGTGA
- a CDS encoding ArsJ-associated glyceraldehyde-3-phosphate dehydrogenase, giving the protein MTTYALNGLGRIGKLALRPLLERGAKIAFINDAVGDPAMHAHLLEFDSIHGRWPAVFSADEGSITIDGTSIPVTSSRNLEDLPLEGVDVVIDCTGAFKTEAKLATYFAAGVKKVIVSAPVKDGPTANIVYGVNDDIYDENTHQIVTAASCTTNCLAPVVKVLLEGIGIKHGSITTIHDVTNTQTIVDRPAKDLRRARSALTNLIPTTTGSATAITLIYPELTGKLNGHAVRVPLLNASITDCVFEMARETTVQEVNDLFKAASQGPLKGILGYETRPLVSSDYTNDTRSSIIDALSTMVVNGTQLKVYAWYDNEYGYAHRLVDVALMVGGKL; this is encoded by the coding sequence ATGACCACTTATGCTCTTAATGGCCTCGGTCGTATCGGTAAACTTGCATTGCGCCCGCTGTTGGAACGGGGTGCAAAGATCGCTTTTATCAATGACGCTGTGGGTGATCCCGCGATGCATGCACACCTGTTGGAATTTGATTCCATCCACGGGCGTTGGCCAGCGGTGTTTTCGGCGGATGAGGGTTCGATCACCATCGATGGCACCAGTATCCCTGTGACCAGCAGCCGCAATTTAGAAGACCTACCGCTGGAGGGTGTGGACGTGGTGATTGATTGCACCGGTGCGTTCAAGACTGAGGCCAAGTTGGCCACTTATTTTGCGGCGGGCGTGAAAAAGGTCATCGTCTCCGCTCCGGTCAAGGACGGGCCAACGGCCAACATCGTCTATGGGGTCAACGATGACATTTACGACGAAAACACGCATCAGATTGTGACGGCTGCAAGCTGCACGACCAACTGTCTTGCTCCAGTCGTGAAGGTTTTGCTTGAAGGGATCGGCATCAAACACGGGTCAATCACCACGATCCATGATGTGACCAACACACAAACCATTGTGGATCGCCCAGCGAAAGATTTGCGGCGGGCACGTTCGGCGCTGACCAACCTGATACCGACCACCACGGGGTCCGCCACGGCCATTACGCTGATCTATCCCGAACTGACAGGAAAGCTGAACGGCCATGCCGTGCGCGTGCCGCTGCTCAACGCATCCATAACCGACTGCGTGTTTGAAATGGCCCGTGAGACGACTGTGCAAGAGGTCAATGATCTATTCAAGGCCGCGTCTCAGGGGCCGCTGAAAGGTATCCTTGGGTATGAAACGCGCCCTCTCGTCTCGTCAGATTATACGAATGACACCCGCAGCAGCATCATTGATGCGCTCTCAACCATGGTGGTGAACGGAACGCAGCTAAAAGTTTATGCGTGGTACGACAACGAATATGGCTACGCGCACCGCTTGGTTGATGTGGCTTTGATGGTTGGCGGCAAGCTGTGA
- a CDS encoding arsenate reductase/protein-tyrosine-phosphatase family protein — MESLFTDRLTTLSHPQRMAVFRLLMRRCPDELPAGEISEVLDLKASTASVYLSALTQTGLISQRRDGTRMLYAVNLDAAREVVAGLFLDCCGGRADLCPPQPPDLLRRISPMTGKTFNVLFVCTGNSARSIFAETILRDMVGDKFTAYSAGTTHRSELNPFAVKILKSKGHDVSLLRSKNIEEFHGNDAPQMDFVFTVCDRAANEDCPTWPGQPVSGHWGMPDPVKAGGTDAEKRFAFHETYGALHNRITAFAALSFKNLNRGSLQKHVDEIGKETAKQD, encoded by the coding sequence ATGGAATCACTATTCACAGATCGACTCACAACTCTTAGCCATCCCCAACGAATGGCCGTGTTTCGCTTGCTCATGCGGCGCTGCCCCGACGAGTTGCCGGCAGGCGAAATTTCTGAGGTTTTGGACCTTAAAGCCAGCACTGCATCGGTCTACTTGTCAGCTCTGACCCAAACGGGCTTAATCTCCCAGCGGCGAGACGGAACGCGGATGCTCTATGCCGTCAATCTGGACGCTGCCCGCGAGGTTGTCGCGGGACTTTTCCTTGATTGTTGTGGTGGTCGTGCAGACCTTTGCCCGCCCCAACCTCCTGACCTTCTCAGGCGTATCTCTCCTATGACTGGCAAGACATTCAACGTCCTCTTTGTCTGCACCGGTAACTCTGCCCGCTCGATTTTTGCAGAGACCATTCTTCGCGACATGGTGGGTGATAAATTCACAGCCTATTCGGCAGGCACGACACATCGCTCAGAGCTGAACCCTTTTGCGGTCAAAATTCTCAAGTCCAAAGGGCATGATGTGTCCCTTCTGCGTTCCAAGAATATTGAAGAGTTCCACGGCAACGATGCACCGCAGATGGATTTCGTTTTTACCGTATGTGATCGTGCGGCAAATGAAGACTGTCCGACGTGGCCGGGGCAGCCTGTTTCGGGCCATTGGGGTATGCCGGACCCGGTTAAGGCTGGGGGAACTGATGCGGAAAAACGTTTTGCTTTCCACGAGACCTACGGGGCGCTGCACAACCGGATTACCGCATTTGCCGCATTGTCGTTTAAGAATTTGAACCGTGGATCATTGCAAAAACATGTTGATGAGATCGGCAAAGAAACTGCCAAACAGGATTAA
- a CDS encoding alpha-D-ribose 1-methylphosphonate 5-triphosphate diphosphatase: MTEQTIFANANLILNDEVVRGSVRVKDGVISDIDSGNSVPSGAFDLGGDFLAPGLVELHTDNLERHLAPRPSVDWPYRAAILAHDRELSGTGITTVFDAIRVGSIISGASKRYGKYARQMADEILAMREGGLLRISHFIHLRAEICSETLVEELSEFSPKDRIGIVSMMDHTPGQRQFADLSKFETYTRGKYSFGDQEYRDYVDFLYGLQVQFGASHEAATVDAAKRLGATLASHDDTNSEQVATSQAYGVTMAEFPTTVEAADACHAHGIATIMGAPNLIRGGSHSGNVAAAELAKLDRLDILSSDYVPSGLLMAAVQLGDLWGDLPRGISTVTARPAEAVGLRDRGSLRIGQKADVIRFAVIDGTPVLQETWSAGSRVF; this comes from the coding sequence ATGACAGAGCAAACTATTTTCGCCAACGCCAACCTGATCCTAAATGATGAAGTCGTCAGAGGCTCCGTACGGGTTAAGGACGGCGTTATTTCCGACATCGATAGCGGTAATTCGGTGCCGTCTGGTGCGTTTGATCTTGGGGGCGATTTTCTCGCCCCTGGTTTGGTTGAGTTGCACACCGACAATCTTGAACGCCATCTTGCGCCGCGGCCATCGGTGGACTGGCCATACCGTGCTGCCATTCTGGCCCATGATCGCGAACTTTCTGGCACTGGTATCACCACGGTTTTTGATGCGATCCGTGTCGGGTCCATCATATCTGGAGCAAGTAAGCGGTACGGTAAATATGCGCGGCAAATGGCCGATGAGATCTTAGCCATGCGGGAAGGGGGGCTGCTCAGGATCAGTCACTTCATCCATCTGCGCGCAGAGATATGCTCAGAAACTTTGGTAGAAGAACTTTCAGAGTTTTCGCCAAAAGACCGGATCGGTATCGTGTCGATGATGGATCATACGCCGGGTCAGCGGCAATTTGCGGACCTATCCAAATTTGAAACTTATACACGTGGCAAATACAGTTTTGGCGATCAGGAATACCGTGACTACGTCGATTTCCTGTATGGTCTTCAAGTGCAATTTGGGGCCAGCCATGAGGCCGCAACGGTTGATGCTGCCAAACGGTTAGGTGCCACATTAGCAAGTCACGACGACACGAACTCAGAACAAGTGGCAACCAGTCAAGCATATGGCGTGACCATGGCCGAGTTTCCAACCACTGTTGAAGCAGCAGACGCCTGTCACGCACATGGGATCGCTACTATCATGGGCGCTCCTAACCTCATTCGTGGGGGGTCACATTCGGGCAATGTGGCTGCGGCTGAGTTGGCCAAGCTGGATCGTTTAGACATTCTGTCCTCGGATTATGTGCCATCAGGGTTACTGATGGCTGCGGTTCAACTGGGCGACCTTTGGGGTGATTTGCCGCGTGGTATTTCGACCGTTACCGCGCGACCTGCCGAGGCGGTTGGTCTGAGGGATCGGGGATCTCTGCGCATCGGACAAAAAGCTGATGTCATTCGGTTTGCAGTTATAGACGGAACACCCGTCCTACAAGAAACATGGAGCGCGGGTTCCCGTGTATTTTGA
- a CDS encoding DUF1045 domain-containing protein, with protein sequence MFERYAVFFTPTGALAVWGSAWLGWDSAKGRCVPHPNTAGVDVACATATPRKYGLHATLKAPFRIAQGAGLNQLQQAAAKFASQHAAFDIDALDVRLNSGFVALRPQSAPKQLRDFAASTVKTFDPFRAPLTDVDIARRRQASLTARQDQQMLEFGYPYIFDDFHFHLTLSGDLPEQRAAVLIAALVPQLNPIVPNPFVIDAITLMGQDSDGMFHQIHRHALTG encoded by the coding sequence ATGTTTGAACGATATGCTGTATTTTTTACCCCAACTGGCGCGTTGGCCGTTTGGGGTAGCGCTTGGTTGGGCTGGGACAGTGCAAAAGGCCGCTGCGTTCCGCACCCCAATACCGCAGGTGTGGACGTTGCGTGTGCCACAGCCACACCCCGCAAATACGGGCTTCATGCCACGCTGAAGGCCCCGTTTCGGATTGCGCAAGGCGCGGGTTTGAACCAATTGCAGCAAGCTGCAGCCAAATTTGCCAGCCAGCACGCTGCTTTCGACATCGATGCGTTGGACGTCCGGCTCAACAGCGGCTTTGTCGCACTGCGTCCCCAAAGCGCGCCGAAGCAGTTGCGGGATTTTGCCGCGAGTACCGTCAAGACGTTTGACCCATTTCGCGCACCGCTGACGGACGTCGATATTGCCCGCCGCCGCCAAGCGTCGCTGACTGCCCGTCAAGACCAGCAGATGCTTGAATTTGGTTATCCGTATATTTTTGACGATTTTCACTTTCATTTGACCCTGAGCGGTGACCTGCCGGAACAACGGGCGGCTGTACTCATCGCCGCGCTGGTGCCACAACTGAACCCTATTGTGCCGAACCCTTTCGTGATCGACGCGATCACTTTGATGGGACAAGACAGCGATGGTATGTTTCATCAAATACACCGTCACGCCTTAACTGGATAA
- the phnN gene encoding phosphonate metabolism protein/1,5-bisphosphokinase (PRPP-forming) PhnN, translating into MSGRFIAVVGPSGVGKDSVMEAMAVCDPRIILARRVITRPSDAGGEIFEGVTEDEFQARQTAGQFALNWSAHGLHYAIPTSVHAQLQNGQDILANLSRTALILAQDCFARFAVINLTADCTILADRLAKRSRETSDQITDRLDRASVRLPDGITAFAIDNSGAIERTVQNALGHLYPVKA; encoded by the coding sequence ATGAGCGGTCGTTTTATCGCCGTCGTTGGCCCATCGGGCGTGGGCAAAGACAGCGTCATGGAGGCCATGGCCGTCTGCGATCCGCGCATTATTCTGGCCCGACGTGTGATCACCCGCCCCAGTGACGCGGGTGGAGAGATCTTTGAAGGTGTCACAGAAGACGAATTTCAAGCGAGGCAGACTGCAGGACAATTCGCGCTGAACTGGTCTGCGCATGGGTTGCATTATGCGATACCCACATCTGTCCACGCGCAGTTGCAAAACGGGCAAGATATCTTGGCAAACTTGTCGCGTACTGCCCTGATCCTCGCCCAAGATTGTTTTGCGCGGTTTGCGGTGATCAATCTGACCGCTGATTGCACCATTCTTGCAGATCGTTTGGCCAAGCGCAGCCGAGAAACCTCAGACCAGATCACGGACCGCCTCGATCGTGCCTCTGTACGACTGCCAGATGGCATCACAGCCTTTGCTATCGATAATAGCGGTGCAATTGAGCGGACCGTGCAAAACGCGCTCGGCCATCTTTATCCAGTTAAGGCGTGA
- the phnL gene encoding phosphonate C-P lyase system protein PhnL, with protein sequence MISIENVSKSFVLHNQGAAEIPVMQNASLKVAAGECVALIGASGAGKSTLMRMIYGNYLTASGRIMIGDVDVAAAAPREIIDLRRHTLGYVSQFLRVVPRVSTLDVVAEPLLVTGTPHDDATRTAQNLLARLNIPERLWSLSPTTFSGGEQQRVNIARGFAYPYPALLLDEPTASLDPTNRATVLAMISEAKLRGAAIIGIFHDHAAREAICDRQLDVTKYTPGLAA encoded by the coding sequence ATGATTTCTATTGAAAATGTTTCTAAATCGTTTGTTTTGCACAATCAGGGCGCCGCAGAAATTCCAGTCATGCAGAACGCATCTCTGAAGGTCGCTGCGGGTGAATGCGTCGCACTTATTGGTGCATCAGGTGCTGGTAAATCCACACTTATGCGGATGATTTATGGCAATTATCTTACAGCCTCTGGCCGTATTATGATCGGGGACGTGGATGTCGCCGCCGCTGCGCCGCGCGAAATCATTGATCTGCGCCGTCATACATTGGGATATGTGAGTCAGTTTTTGCGTGTTGTTCCGCGTGTCTCAACGCTTGATGTTGTCGCCGAACCGTTGCTTGTGACTGGCACACCGCATGATGATGCAACCCGAACGGCACAAAACCTACTGGCGCGACTGAACATTCCCGAACGGCTTTGGTCGCTCAGCCCCACGACCTTTTCTGGTGGGGAACAGCAGCGGGTCAACATCGCGCGTGGCTTTGCATATCCATATCCGGCGTTGCTGCTGGATGAACCGACGGCGAGCCTGGATCCGACCAATCGCGCGACAGTTCTAGCGATGATTAGTGAGGCTAAATTACGTGGTGCAGCAATCATCGGGATTTTCCACGACCATGCCGCCCGTGAAGCAATTTGTGACCGCCAGTTAGACGTGACCAAATACACACCAGGGTTGGCAGCATGA
- the phnK gene encoding phosphonate C-P lyase system protein PhnK produces the protein MTPLLQVENIAKFYGARIGCTDVSFDLYPGEVMGIVGESGSGKSTLLNCLAGHLTSDGGAVRFDTRADGLRDTITMSEPERRMLSRTDWAFVHQHARDGLRMNVSAGGNVGERLMAVNARHYGEIRASAIDWLGRVEITEDRIDDRPTAFSGGMQQRLQIARNLVTGPRLVFMDEPTGGLDVSVQARLLDLLRGLVREMNLSAIIVTHDLAVVRLLADRLMVMKDGHVIETGLTDQVLDDPQHAYTQLLVSSVLQV, from the coding sequence ATGACCCCACTTTTGCAAGTTGAGAATATTGCGAAGTTCTATGGGGCACGCATTGGCTGCACGGATGTGTCGTTTGATCTGTATCCCGGCGAAGTTATGGGCATTGTGGGTGAAAGCGGCTCTGGTAAATCGACTTTGCTGAACTGTCTTGCGGGTCATCTGACATCTGATGGGGGGGCGGTCCGTTTTGACACGCGCGCCGATGGATTACGCGACACGATAACCATGTCCGAACCTGAACGTCGGATGCTTAGCCGGACCGACTGGGCCTTTGTTCACCAACACGCCCGTGACGGATTGCGGATGAACGTCAGTGCAGGCGGAAATGTTGGTGAGCGGCTGATGGCCGTGAACGCCCGTCATTACGGTGAGATTCGCGCGTCTGCCATTGACTGGCTTGGTCGGGTCGAGATCACTGAGGATCGGATCGATGATCGCCCAACTGCCTTTTCTGGTGGGATGCAGCAACGCCTCCAAATCGCACGCAATCTGGTGACCGGGCCACGGCTGGTATTCATGGACGAACCCACGGGTGGTTTGGATGTGTCGGTGCAGGCGCGGCTGTTGGATCTTCTGCGTGGGCTTGTGCGCGAAATGAACCTAAGTGCCATCATTGTCACCCACGATTTGGCGGTTGTGCGCCTGCTGGCAGACCGGCTGATGGTGATGAAGGACGGGCATGTGATTGAAACGGGTCTTACCGATCAGGTGCTCGATGATCCGCAACATGCCTATACCCAACTTCTTGTTTCCTCCGTTTTGCAGGTGTGA
- a CDS encoding alpha-D-ribose 1-methylphosphonate 5-phosphate C-P-lyase PhnJ translates to MSDYNFAYLDEQTKRMIRRAILKGLSIPGYQVPFASREMPMPYGWGTGGVQVSAAVLTPDDTFKVIDQGADDTTNAVSIRRFFQKTAGIAVTEATTEASVIQTRHRIPEQDLRSDQIIVYQVPIPEPLRFLEPSEVETRKMHSLEEYGLMHVKLYEDISQHGDIATAYAYPVKVEGRYVMDPSPIPKFDNPKLEMAGIQLFGAGREQRIYAIPPYTKVVSLDFDDYPFKPTKADHACDLCAATDSYLDELIVDDEGGRMFMCSDTDYCSTRRKQGHNGAQGVPYAEDAA, encoded by the coding sequence ATGAGTGACTATAACTTTGCCTATCTGGACGAGCAAACCAAACGTATGATCCGCCGTGCCATCCTCAAAGGCCTTTCGATTCCTGGCTATCAGGTGCCGTTTGCATCCCGTGAGATGCCGATGCCTTACGGTTGGGGCACGGGCGGGGTGCAGGTTTCGGCGGCGGTCTTGACGCCGGATGATACGTTCAAGGTGATCGACCAAGGCGCGGATGATACGACCAACGCGGTGTCAATCCGTCGGTTTTTCCAAAAGACCGCGGGTATTGCTGTGACCGAAGCCACGACTGAGGCCAGTGTCATCCAGACCCGTCACCGCATCCCCGAACAGGATCTGCGCAGTGACCAGATTATTGTGTATCAGGTGCCGATCCCTGAACCGTTGCGCTTTCTTGAGCCATCCGAGGTTGAGACCCGCAAAATGCACAGCCTCGAAGAATATGGCCTTATGCATGTGAAATTGTACGAGGACATCAGCCAGCACGGCGATATCGCCACTGCCTACGCCTATCCGGTGAAGGTGGAGGGGCGCTATGTGATGGACCCGTCACCGATCCCGAAATTTGATAACCCAAAGCTTGAGATGGCGGGTATCCAGCTTTTTGGGGCAGGGCGCGAACAACGCATTTATGCGATCCCGCCTTATACGAAAGTGGTGAGCCTCGACTTCGACGATTACCCGTTTAAACCCACAAAAGCCGATCATGCCTGCGATCTGTGCGCAGCGACCGATAGCTATCTTGATGAGTTGATTGTGGATGATGAAGGTGGTCGGATGTTCATGTGCTCTGACACGGACTATTGCAGTACGCGCCGCAAACAAGGTCACAATGGTGCGCAAGGTGTGCCTTATGCGGAGGACGCGGCATGA
- a CDS encoding carbon-phosphorus lyase complex subunit PhnI, translated as MYVAVKGGERAIDNAHAWLAEERRGDPSVIELSVAQIREQLALAVNRVMAEGSLFDPDLAALAIKQARGDLIEAIFLIRAYRTTLPRFGGSNPIETEDMDCDRRVSATFKDAPGGQVLGPTFDYTHRLLDFKLAADGEVAEAPVGNTTEGPTPHIMSFLDREDLIQSEPIGEETPADLTRTPLELPASRALRLQSLTRADEGFILGMAYSTQRGYARNHAFVAELRIGAVAVEMDIPELGFAIEIGEITVTECETVNQFRGSKTEPPQFTRGYGLVFGMTERKAISMALVDRALRWKELGEDNLGAPAQNEEFVLYHSDNIQATGFLEHIKLPHYVDFQSELELIRKLRREAQANIAQEAAE; from the coding sequence ATGTATGTTGCTGTAAAAGGTGGCGAACGCGCCATTGACAATGCCCACGCTTGGCTGGCCGAAGAACGGCGCGGTGATCCCTCTGTAATCGAGCTTAGCGTGGCACAAATCCGTGAGCAACTTGCACTAGCGGTTAACCGCGTGATGGCAGAAGGGTCGCTTTTTGATCCTGATCTTGCAGCCTTGGCCATTAAACAGGCACGCGGTGATCTGATTGAGGCGATCTTTCTGATCCGCGCGTATCGGACCACATTGCCACGGTTCGGTGGGTCAAACCCAATTGAAACCGAAGACATGGACTGTGACCGGCGTGTGTCTGCGACGTTCAAGGACGCACCTGGTGGACAGGTTTTGGGGCCAACTTTTGACTACACGCATCGCTTGCTGGATTTTAAACTGGCTGCAGACGGTGAAGTTGCAGAGGCACCGGTTGGAAACACAACTGAGGGTCCAACTCCTCATATTATGTCCTTCCTTGACCGTGAAGACCTAATCCAGTCTGAGCCAATTGGTGAAGAAACGCCAGCAGACTTGACACGTACGCCACTGGAATTGCCTGCGAGCCGAGCGTTGCGACTGCAATCTCTTACGCGCGCGGACGAAGGTTTTATCCTTGGGATGGCCTATTCGACGCAGCGTGGCTATGCGCGCAATCACGCCTTCGTGGCGGAGCTGCGCATTGGGGCTGTGGCTGTGGAAATGGACATTCCAGAGTTGGGTTTCGCCATTGAGATTGGTGAAATTACAGTCACTGAATGCGAAACGGTCAATCAATTTAGAGGGTCCAAGACAGAGCCGCCGCAATTTACGCGCGGCTATGGTCTGGTGTTCGGGATGACGGAACGCAAGGCGATTTCAATGGCTTTGGTTGATCGCGCATTGCGCTGGAAAGAGTTGGGTGAGGACAACCTAGGCGCGCCGGCACAGAACGAAGAATTCGTTTTGTATCATAGTGATAACATTCAGGCGACGGGGTTCTTGGAACATATCAAGCTGCCCCATTACGTCGATTTTCAATCAGAGCTGGAATTGATCCGCAAGCTACGCCGCGAGGCGCAAGCAAACATCGCGCAGGAGGCCGCAGAATGA
- the phnH gene encoding phosphonate C-P lyase system protein PhnH, producing the protein MQAHFLEGGFLDQPIDASRAFRAIMTAMARPGEINAVAGAQPPAPLSLAAGTVLLTLCDPETPLFLAPSHDTPQVRDWITFHTGAPFAVAENAIFAIGAWDQLPLAAFPCGTAEYPDRSTTLIVEIPVLSSSGATLRGPGIKDQTQLSLPEIRAFQDNARLFPLGLDFIFTSGDRLAALPRTTRVS; encoded by the coding sequence ATGCAGGCGCATTTTCTAGAGGGCGGTTTTTTAGATCAGCCAATCGATGCCAGCCGTGCGTTTCGCGCGATTATGACGGCGATGGCGCGACCTGGTGAGATCAATGCGGTTGCTGGCGCGCAGCCGCCTGCGCCGCTGTCCCTTGCAGCCGGTACAGTTTTGCTCACGCTGTGTGATCCTGAAACGCCACTCTTTCTGGCCCCGAGCCATGACACGCCGCAGGTCCGTGATTGGATTACCTTTCACACAGGCGCACCCTTTGCAGTGGCAGAAAATGCAATCTTCGCAATTGGGGCGTGGGACCAACTACCACTTGCCGCATTCCCTTGCGGAACAGCTGAATATCCCGACCGCTCCACGACGCTAATTGTTGAAATTCCTGTTCTTTCAAGCAGTGGCGCGACGTTGCGCGGGCCCGGGATCAAGGATCAGACACAGTTGTCCTTGCCGGAAATCCGGGCATTTCAAGACAATGCGCGGCTCTTCCCGCTTGGCCTTGATTTCATTTTCACCAGCGGTGACCGCCTTGCCGCACTGCCACGCACGACAAGGGTTAGCTGA
- the phnG gene encoding phosphonate C-P lyase system protein PhnG: protein MNMMSDPNAARKGWLGLLAKSPATEVARLWLDLKIEPAHSVLRTPEIGGVMVRGRAGAVGAAFNLGEMTVTRASVKLADGTVGHGYVQGRGKDHAMHAALVDALMQTAAATAIEADLLTPLRIAMKQGKTNRAAKAAATKVDFFTMVRGED from the coding sequence ATGAATATGATGAGTGATCCAAACGCTGCCCGAAAAGGCTGGCTGGGTCTGCTGGCTAAATCGCCTGCAACTGAGGTGGCGCGGTTGTGGTTGGATCTGAAAATTGAGCCTGCGCATAGTGTTTTGCGCACACCGGAAATTGGTGGCGTCATGGTGCGCGGTAGGGCTGGCGCTGTTGGCGCTGCGTTCAACCTCGGTGAAATGACTGTCACGCGGGCGTCTGTGAAACTTGCGGATGGTACAGTTGGGCACGGTTACGTCCAGGGCAGGGGTAAAGATCATGCGATGCATGCGGCCCTTGTGGACGCGCTCATGCAGACTGCGGCTGCTACGGCTATCGAGGCAGATCTTTTGACCCCGCTTCGAATAGCGATGAAGCAAGGCAAGACGAACCGCGCTGCCAAAGCCGCAGCCACCAAGGTTGATTTCTTCACGATGGTACGGGGGGAAGACTGA